One window of the Ammospiza nelsoni isolate bAmmNel1 chromosome 2, bAmmNel1.pri, whole genome shotgun sequence genome contains the following:
- the CMSS1 gene encoding protein CMSS1 isoform X1: MGDTLEEPWWDSEPGTGGTPDPSDDEATEKASENRTATRQDSDSKPAVKKKRKQPTECFLSQPEEKQESAVKAKKRKKKKISDILQKSAPKPGVPADLQNLLSQHFGENRSVIEIEELKLSDSCFLPANDLTHSFSSYLKEICPKWAKLRRNHKEKKSVVMLVLCSSALRSLELIKSMTAFKGDCRVIKLFAKHIKIKEQMNMLEKGMFHIGVGTPGRVKALVEQDALCLNSVKYMILDWNWRDQKLRRMMDIPEIKKETIDLLEKSIIKLCRDGSVKLGLF, translated from the exons ATCCTTCAGATGATGAAGCTACTGAAAAAGCAAGTGAAAACAGGACAGCAACACGTCAAGACTCAGATTCCAAACCtgctgtgaaaaagaaaagaaagcag CCTACAGAGTGTTTTTTAAGTCAGCCTGAAGAAAAGCAAGAGAGTGCTGTGAAGgcaaagaagaggaagaag AAGAAGATTTCTGATATTCTGCAAAAATCTGCTCCAAAACCTGGTGTCCCTGCAGATCTACAAAATCTGCTTAGTCAACATTTTGGTGAAAACCGTTCTGTGATTGAAATAGAGGAATTAAAGCTGTCAG ATTCCTGCTTTTTGCCAGCCAATGATCTTACCCACAGTTTTTCTTCATACCTGAAGGAAA TCTGTCCGAAGTGGGCGAAGCTCCGGAGGAACCACAAGGAGAAGAAGTCAGTGGTGATGTTGgttctctgcagctctgccctgcgcTCCTTGGAGCTCATCAA GTCAATGACAGCCTTTAAAGGAGATTGCAGAGTCATCAAGTTGTTTGCAAAGCACATAAAG ATAAAGGAACAAATGAATATGTTGGAGAAAGGCATGTTCCACATTGGGGTTGGAACTCCTGGGAGAGTAAAGGCACTAGTGGAGCAAG ATGCCCTGTGCTTAAACTCTGTGAAATATATGATTCTGGATTGGAACTGGAGAGATCAGAAACTGAGGAGAATGATGGACATCCCTGAG ataaagaaagaaacaattGACCTACTGGAGAAGAGTATTATAAAGCTGTGCAGAGATGGATCTGTGAAGCTGGGACTCTTTTAA
- the CMSS1 gene encoding protein CMSS1 isoform X2, translating into MNLDPSDDEATEKASENRTATRQDSDSKPAVKKKRKQPTECFLSQPEEKQESAVKAKKRKKKKISDILQKSAPKPGVPADLQNLLSQHFGENRSVIEIEELKLSDSCFLPANDLTHSFSSYLKEICPKWAKLRRNHKEKKSVVMLVLCSSALRSLELIKSMTAFKGDCRVIKLFAKHIKIKEQMNMLEKGMFHIGVGTPGRVKALVEQDALCLNSVKYMILDWNWRDQKLRRMMDIPEIKKETIDLLEKSIIKLCRDGSVKLGLF; encoded by the exons ATCCTTCAGATGATGAAGCTACTGAAAAAGCAAGTGAAAACAGGACAGCAACACGTCAAGACTCAGATTCCAAACCtgctgtgaaaaagaaaagaaagcag CCTACAGAGTGTTTTTTAAGTCAGCCTGAAGAAAAGCAAGAGAGTGCTGTGAAGgcaaagaagaggaagaag AAGAAGATTTCTGATATTCTGCAAAAATCTGCTCCAAAACCTGGTGTCCCTGCAGATCTACAAAATCTGCTTAGTCAACATTTTGGTGAAAACCGTTCTGTGATTGAAATAGAGGAATTAAAGCTGTCAG ATTCCTGCTTTTTGCCAGCCAATGATCTTACCCACAGTTTTTCTTCATACCTGAAGGAAA TCTGTCCGAAGTGGGCGAAGCTCCGGAGGAACCACAAGGAGAAGAAGTCAGTGGTGATGTTGgttctctgcagctctgccctgcgcTCCTTGGAGCTCATCAA GTCAATGACAGCCTTTAAAGGAGATTGCAGAGTCATCAAGTTGTTTGCAAAGCACATAAAG ATAAAGGAACAAATGAATATGTTGGAGAAAGGCATGTTCCACATTGGGGTTGGAACTCCTGGGAGAGTAAAGGCACTAGTGGAGCAAG ATGCCCTGTGCTTAAACTCTGTGAAATATATGATTCTGGATTGGAACTGGAGAGATCAGAAACTGAGGAGAATGATGGACATCCCTGAG ataaagaaagaaacaattGACCTACTGGAGAAGAGTATTATAAAGCTGTGCAGAGATGGATCTGTGAAGCTGGGACTCTTTTAA